A part of Synergistaceae bacterium genomic DNA contains:
- a CDS encoding transposase — MGSLTHIKSRNFFRKKKASNNRERAYRELIRAYRKMFRQRTDFHFKTARRLCEQYAVICLETLDLQAIGKRHGRKINSLAFYDFVQTLSYEATKTGTKIIFLDRYYPSSQLCHVCGFKNTALKDERIRSWDCPSCGTHHDRDRNAAMNILRAGVSALGGEPLSAARFTTSVDSAGTVQ, encoded by the coding sequence GTGGGGTCGCTTACCCACATAAAGAGCCGCAATTTTTTCAGGAAGAAGAAAGCCTCAAACAACCGCGAGCGTGCATACAGGGAATTGATCCGAGCATACCGCAAAATGTTCCGGCAGCGCACGGATTTCCACTTCAAGACAGCAAGAAGACTCTGTGAACAATACGCTGTAATATGCCTCGAAACTTTAGACCTTCAGGCAATCGGCAAAAGGCACGGCAGAAAGATTAACAGTCTTGCTTTCTATGACTTTGTGCAAACATTATCATATGAAGCAACAAAAACGGGAACAAAAATAATCTTCCTTGACCGCTATTATCCGTCAAGCCAGCTCTGCCACGTCTGCGGATTCAAGAACACTGCCCTGAAGGATGAGCGCATACGTTCGTGGGACTGCCCTTCATGCGGGACACATCATGACAGGGACAGGAACGCGGCCATGAATATTTTGCGGGCTGGGGTGTCAGCCCTTGGAGGAGAGCCACTGTCGGCGGCGCGCTTCACGACAAGCGTTGATTCAGCTGGCACGGTTCAGTGA
- a CDS encoding flagellin encodes MVIQHNIPALQTYNIVNNTSNALQKSIAKLSSGLRINSAADDAAGLAISEKMRSQVRGLDRAVANTQDGISLIQTAEGALSETHSILQRMRELSVQAANDTLTQQDRAYIQEEVDQLKDEITRVGNTTQFNKKKLLDGSSSGLWSSSDMETKALIRGSLREVDQFGQKKSIEGNYKIRVKADPGQAEVQKSDIMTIKHPNVLTNKTINAPDGVKDVQVDNMTPGTYSLVTEKNQTAVGAKDAIVTGSYGVGGTQYTTSYSISSVTSPSGGSGTWAFTLGGESIGSVTVGDGASVPGTLFTTGATTSGWNTVVSNAAAKGVTLGFDGTNITVSKLGSEGATLAATASGNSFAATVGKIATTAATPNPAKTKVGAGAVFKVNSTANNIENASILFEVTGRDTTNKTITLKATSTRLTQDGKNYTSTMDDIVVTDGGATVNIDKLVGDNDSTNAELTIALNQGMLSAVEDSGKFVAYVSAGKMSNATGALKVDVTGTIDKDWDDAWDTGVFGQTTTGTTTSNNTLVYALDGDNLQNTEVHFKNYILNERTGTVSEGDITLITNNDFKVTDGKLNATDGAIKNGDTLASFTSSYIGKTASGDVKLRDLDKFWNSEGKFMLDDAKTLTLNQGDGKTANVTLYANDTLDEVAKKINNAIATDLGQSKYVDDATRFATFVDSKGANSEAVPGTFVIRSVVPGAQGEITFSGDQEILDAFSLNTIQDSKETVYNVDVFDEHTGKVLAQNVKTTGNVMHGVIHENVDVEFGALKGVEAKWNSNLNKFVYTAKEQSTTLHIADNTTVLQIGANEGEDLAMDIGDMRAHALGLDEVNMMSHDRAARSITVIDNAIDKVSTQRAKLGAYQNRLEYTANNLTTASENLTSAESRIRDADMAKEMMEFTKLNIMLQAGNSMLAQANQQPQNVLSLIR; translated from the coding sequence ATGGTAATTCAGCACAACATACCGGCGTTGCAGACTTACAACATAGTCAATAACACCAGCAACGCTCTTCAGAAGTCAATCGCAAAACTCTCAAGCGGCCTCAGAATCAACTCAGCCGCCGACGACGCAGCAGGTCTCGCAATCAGTGAGAAAATGCGCTCCCAGGTCAGAGGACTCGACAGAGCCGTAGCCAACACTCAGGACGGTATCAGCTTAATTCAGACGGCAGAGGGCGCACTCAGCGAGACTCATTCAATCCTTCAGAGAATGCGTGAACTCTCAGTCCAGGCTGCCAACGACACACTGACACAGCAGGACAGAGCCTACATTCAGGAGGAAGTCGACCAGCTGAAAGACGAAATCACCAGAGTCGGCAACACAACCCAGTTCAACAAAAAGAAGCTCCTTGACGGCTCATCATCGGGACTTTGGAGTTCAAGCGACATGGAGACGAAAGCCCTCATCAGGGGATCACTCCGCGAAGTTGACCAGTTCGGGCAGAAAAAGTCAATCGAGGGCAACTACAAAATCCGCGTGAAGGCTGATCCGGGTCAGGCAGAAGTCCAGAAATCCGACATCATGACAATCAAGCACCCCAACGTCCTCACCAACAAGACAATCAACGCTCCCGACGGTGTGAAAGACGTTCAGGTTGACAACATGACACCCGGCACTTATTCGCTGGTTACCGAAAAGAATCAGACAGCGGTTGGTGCGAAAGATGCAATAGTTACAGGCTCTTATGGTGTTGGTGGAACTCAGTATACAACTTCATACTCTATATCGAGCGTTACGTCTCCGAGCGGAGGAAGTGGTACTTGGGCGTTTACTCTTGGTGGCGAGTCAATAGGTAGTGTAACAGTAGGTGACGGCGCTTCAGTTCCTGGTACTCTGTTCACTACGGGTGCTACAACATCAGGGTGGAATACAGTTGTCTCTAACGCAGCAGCAAAGGGCGTAACTTTGGGATTCGATGGAACGAATATTACGGTTTCGAAATTGGGTAGTGAGGGAGCTACACTTGCTGCAACGGCAAGTGGAAACAGTTTTGCGGCAACAGTGGGAAAAATTGCAACTACAGCTGCGACACCGAATCCTGCGAAGACAAAGGTCGGTGCCGGTGCCGTATTCAAAGTGAACTCCACTGCAAACAATATCGAGAATGCCAGTATCCTCTTCGAGGTTACCGGAAGGGATACCACGAACAAGACAATTACTCTCAAGGCTACGTCAACAAGGCTCACTCAGGATGGCAAAAACTACACGTCAACGATGGATGATATCGTAGTTACGGACGGCGGTGCAACAGTCAATATTGATAAGCTGGTGGGTGATAACGATTCGACTAACGCTGAGCTTACCATCGCACTTAACCAAGGAATGCTCTCTGCAGTGGAAGACAGCGGAAAGTTCGTAGCTTACGTTTCTGCCGGCAAAATGAGTAACGCAACTGGTGCATTGAAAGTCGATGTGACAGGCACTATCGATAAAGATTGGGATGACGCTTGGGATACCGGCGTTTTCGGTCAGACTACAACGGGAACAACAACAAGCAATAACACTCTCGTTTATGCTCTCGACGGTGACAACCTTCAGAATACAGAAGTTCACTTCAAGAACTACATACTCAACGAGAGAACCGGCACAGTGTCAGAGGGAGATATTACCCTCATAACGAACAATGACTTCAAGGTTACGGACGGAAAACTGAACGCAACCGACGGCGCAATCAAGAACGGCGATACTCTTGCTTCCTTCACATCGTCATACATCGGCAAGACGGCAAGCGGAGACGTGAAACTGCGCGACCTCGACAAGTTCTGGAACTCTGAGGGCAAATTCATGCTCGATGACGCGAAGACGCTGACACTGAATCAGGGCGACGGCAAAACTGCGAATGTAACGCTGTATGCGAATGACACGCTTGACGAAGTTGCAAAGAAGATCAACAACGCGATTGCAACGGATCTGGGGCAGTCGAAGTATGTTGACGATGCAACTAGATTTGCAACATTCGTAGACTCTAAGGGCGCGAACTCTGAGGCAGTACCCGGAACGTTCGTAATCAGGTCGGTAGTTCCCGGCGCACAGGGTGAAATCACCTTCTCAGGCGATCAGGAAATTCTTGACGCATTCTCGCTGAACACGATTCAGGATTCGAAAGAGACTGTGTACAACGTTGACGTATTCGATGAGCATACGGGTAAAGTTCTTGCCCAGAACGTGAAGACGACCGGCAACGTAATGCACGGAGTAATTCATGAGAATGTTGACGTTGAGTTCGGCGCATTGAAGGGCGTTGAAGCGAAATGGAACAGCAACCTCAACAAGTTTGTCTACACGGCGAAAGAGCAGTCAACTACGCTTCATATTGCCGACAACACGACAGTCCTTCAGATCGGAGCGAATGAGGGCGAGGATTTAGCGATGGACATCGGAGACATGAGGGCGCACGCACTCGGACTTGACGAGGTGAACATGATGAGTCATGACAGGGCAGCGCGCTCAATCACGGTCATCGACAACGCAATCGACAAGGTAAGCACTCAGAGGGCGAAACTCGGAGCGTACCAGAACCGCTTAGAGTACACCGCCAACAACCTCACCACAGCCAGCGAGAACCTGACCAGCGCAGAGAGCAGAATCAGGGACGCGGACATGGCCAAAGAGATGATGGAGTTCACGAAGCTGAACATCATGCTTCAGGCCGGAAACTCAATGCTTGCTCAGGCGAACCAGCAGCCGCAGAACGTATTGAGCCTCATCAGGTAG
- a CDS encoding NFACT family protein produces the protein MAFGPEFISGLAGEIRKILPLRINRIEGGDSWAALKVSGEKWLLMSWTSGAAGICTATQPEINALREISPSRASITEAMKSRLSHGSEIYSVRQINHDRILELSARRRVSAGVSVNYSIILEITEPVANFLLLDESGKIDEAARHSAPDTNRYRTILPGHSYTPPPEFDGLTLTHGMNLRLEDVPNVKGIGRPLARLIMSQWQERKPESWLSALLKIADGDSDSVCRLIIRNNYLTRIDFPLEGTRELGRDSLMAARFGVLVPLLRRGREKTLHEIDAKIKRAVKAKERHRDGLAKQLRECREAEIFRAKGEAILSHMYEIPKRAENITITDWDGSILEITLDPDLSPSRNAERYFKRYRKAKGNPAEISASLDAVNSSILELKEQRTLLEAIDDPENFTEAVKDLAEWISPAKSQSRNPKRKRENIPPHLNIDRDGVNILVGLSARGNRYVTLKTARPEDIWLHAHEMPGAHVIIRGLKRSELETDRRDILEFAAGLAAGHSSGKNSGSVPVDYTERKYVRSVPGTVALVTYTNPGTLRVSPAEYQGGDTHEG, from the coding sequence ATGGCATTCGGACCAGAATTTATTTCAGGACTCGCGGGAGAGATTCGCAAAATTCTTCCGCTCCGCATAAATCGTATAGAGGGCGGAGACTCATGGGCGGCCCTCAAAGTTTCCGGCGAAAAATGGCTGCTCATGTCGTGGACTTCCGGCGCGGCGGGAATCTGCACAGCGACTCAGCCCGAAATTAACGCGCTCCGGGAAATATCACCGTCAAGAGCTTCTATCACTGAGGCAATGAAGAGCCGACTCTCCCACGGCAGCGAAATATATTCCGTCAGACAGATAAATCATGACCGTATATTAGAGCTGTCAGCAAGGCGGCGAGTCTCGGCTGGTGTCAGCGTGAATTACTCCATCATTCTTGAGATCACAGAGCCTGTAGCAAACTTCCTTCTTCTTGACGAGTCCGGGAAAATTGACGAGGCCGCGAGGCATTCAGCACCCGACACAAACCGCTACAGGACAATTCTCCCCGGCCATTCGTACACCCCTCCGCCAGAATTTGACGGCCTGACGCTGACTCACGGAATGAATTTGCGGCTTGAGGATGTCCCAAACGTGAAGGGAATCGGCAGGCCATTGGCGCGCCTCATCATGTCTCAGTGGCAGGAAAGGAAGCCGGAGTCGTGGCTTTCGGCTTTGCTGAAAATTGCTGACGGTGACTCGGACTCAGTGTGCAGGCTCATCATCAGGAATAATTATCTCACCCGCATAGATTTCCCCCTCGAAGGAACGCGGGAGCTTGGCCGGGATTCGCTCATGGCCGCAAGATTCGGAGTCCTTGTTCCGTTATTGAGGCGGGGAAGGGAGAAGACACTTCACGAGATTGACGCGAAAATCAAACGCGCCGTGAAAGCAAAAGAACGCCACAGAGACGGACTCGCAAAGCAGCTCAGAGAGTGCCGGGAGGCCGAAATATTCAGGGCAAAGGGCGAGGCTATATTGTCGCATATGTACGAAATTCCCAAGCGGGCAGAGAATATCACCATCACCGACTGGGACGGCTCAATACTCGAAATCACGCTTGACCCGGATTTATCCCCGTCAAGAAACGCGGAACGTTACTTCAAACGTTACAGGAAAGCGAAAGGAAACCCTGCGGAAATTTCAGCAAGCCTTGACGCTGTGAACTCATCAATTCTCGAACTCAAAGAACAGCGCACACTTCTTGAAGCCATTGATGACCCGGAGAATTTCACGGAGGCTGTGAAAGACCTCGCCGAATGGATTTCACCCGCCAAATCACAATCACGCAATCCCAAACGAAAGCGCGAAAATATCCCGCCTCATCTCAATATTGACCGGGACGGGGTGAATATCCTCGTGGGACTCTCAGCAAGAGGCAACCGATATGTTACCCTCAAGACAGCAAGGCCGGAGGACATTTGGCTTCACGCTCACGAAATGCCGGGGGCGCACGTCATAATACGCGGGCTGAAACGCTCTGAGCTTGAGACAGACCGCCGGGACATTCTCGAATTTGCCGCAGGACTCGCCGCGGGGCATTCGTCCGGGAAAAATTCCGGCTCTGTTCCTGTCGACTACACAGAACGCAAGTATGTCCGCTCAGTGCCGGGAACTGTCGCGCTTGTTACGTACACAAATCCGGGGACTCTCAGAGTCAGCCCGGCAGAATATCAGGGAGGGGATACACATGAAGGATAG
- a CDS encoding DUF1810 domain-containing protein, producing MKDSDLGRFFPYHDNDYPQALREIRAGRKVSHWIWYIFPQLRGLGRSQYSWDFGITGADEAKEYLSHPVLGAHLREISGALLELEESDPVKVMGGIDALKLKSSMTLFAAVSEKSSVFHRVLDKFFGGETDGETLSRLKL from the coding sequence ATGAAGGATAGCGATTTAGGGCGGTTCTTCCCGTATCATGATAACGATTATCCGCAGGCACTCCGGGAAATCAGAGCGGGGCGGAAGGTGTCCCATTGGATATGGTACATATTTCCTCAGCTCCGCGGGCTTGGACGGTCTCAATACTCGTGGGATTTCGGGATTACAGGAGCGGATGAGGCAAAAGAATATTTGTCGCACCCTGTATTAGGCGCACACCTCCGGGAAATTTCCGGGGCATTGCTTGAGCTTGAAGAGTCTGACCCCGTGAAAGTCATGGGCGGAATTGACGCGCTGAAGCTGAAATCATCTATGACACTTTTCGCGGCGGTCTCGGAGAAAAGCTCAGTGTTTCACAGGGTACTCGATAAATTTTTCGGCGGGGAAACTGACGGCGAAACATTGTCGCGGCTCAAGCTGTAA
- the argH gene encoding argininosuccinate lyase: protein MWHGRFTKGTAKTVQDFTQSLDIDWRMAESDIQGSIAHAKMLGETGILTREESAKIIAGLGKVSDEIREGKFTPSESLEDVHMNIEARLTEIEPLGAKLHTARSRNDQVATTTRIYLRSRLQGLRENVRDLLRVLVSNAERHIDIIIPGYTHMQQAQPISMGHYWLSWFEAFHRDLGRLDFALESLNECPLGAGALAGSTLPIDRFMTCEILGFDRPTRNSLDTVASRDYMTDYHYFASILMLHVSRLCNDLITWNTQEFGFIVLPDDFCTGSSMMPQKKNPDVLELARGKTGQVIGNLVDIMITLKGLPMTYNRDLQEDKRGLWESVDTVEATVKIIAELLSHVEVDEGLALSGLEKGYSLATDIAEYLVMKGVPFREAHAIVGRLVGWCIENNIRFEDMTQDQWQEHVPEADSAMMGILSARESVSRRDVYGGTGFAQVRKQIEDAKSRI from the coding sequence ATGTGGCACGGAAGATTCACGAAAGGCACAGCAAAAACCGTTCAGGATTTTACGCAGTCTCTTGACATTGACTGGCGCATGGCCGAGTCCGACATTCAGGGGAGCATAGCCCACGCAAAAATGTTAGGCGAGACAGGAATTTTGACGCGGGAAGAGTCAGCGAAAATCATCGCAGGACTAGGAAAGGTATCAGACGAAATCAGAGAGGGCAAATTCACGCCTTCAGAGTCGCTTGAAGATGTCCATATGAATATCGAGGCGCGACTCACGGAGATTGAGCCGCTCGGCGCGAAACTTCACACAGCCCGCTCGCGTAATGATCAGGTTGCGACAACGACAAGAATATATCTGCGCTCACGTCTTCAGGGACTCCGCGAAAATGTCCGGGACTTGCTCCGGGTGTTAGTCTCAAACGCTGAACGGCATATTGACATCATCATACCGGGCTACACTCACATGCAGCAGGCACAGCCGATCTCAATGGGACATTACTGGCTCTCATGGTTCGAGGCATTTCACCGGGATTTAGGGCGGCTTGATTTCGCGCTTGAGTCGCTGAATGAATGTCCCCTCGGAGCCGGGGCTTTGGCCGGGTCAACATTGCCGATTGACAGATTCATGACGTGTGAAATTTTGGGCTTTGACCGTCCCACGCGCAACAGCCTCGACACAGTAGCAAGCCGGGACTATATGACAGATTATCACTATTTCGCGTCAATCTTAATGCTTCACGTTTCACGCCTCTGCAATGATTTAATCACATGGAACACTCAAGAGTTCGGGTTTATCGTCCTGCCTGATGATTTCTGCACCGGGTCAAGCATGATGCCTCAGAAAAAAAATCCCGATGTCCTCGAATTAGCGCGGGGAAAAACGGGGCAGGTTATCGGGAATCTTGTCGACATTATGATTACGCTGAAGGGTCTGCCGATGACGTACAACCGTGATTTGCAGGAGGACAAGCGCGGGCTGTGGGAATCAGTTGACACAGTAGAAGCAACCGTGAAAATTATTGCGGAACTGCTTTCACATGTTGAAGTTGACGAGGGACTCGCGCTGTCGGGGCTTGAGAAAGGTTACTCGCTTGCGACTGACATCGCCGAGTATCTCGTGATGAAGGGAGTCCCTTTCAGGGAAGCTCATGCGATTGTCGGGCGGCTTGTGGGATGGTGCATAGAGAATAATATCAGGTTTGAGGATATGACGCAGGATCAGTGGCAGGAGCATGTACCCGAAGCAGATTCGGCCATGATGGGAATATTGTCGGCGCGTGAGAGCGTAAGTCGGAGGGATGTTTACGGCGGGACAGGATTCGCGCAGGTCAGGAAACAGATTGAGGACGCAAAATCGCGGATATGA
- a CDS encoding peptidylprolyl isomerase — MREIVKDIAVTDDEARKFYDSNPAMFKNPERVHARHILVSGDENLAKVQAELKAGKSFDVVAKEYSIDPGSAANGGDLGEFPRGMMVPEFEKAAFELKNPGDVSAPVKTQFGWHIIKLEERIPESPIPFEQVKARLLQELKDQKTQQALQDRAKELEGKYKVERLYDKPQETSPDK, encoded by the coding sequence ATGAGGGAAATTGTGAAGGACATCGCAGTAACAGATGACGAGGCCCGGAAATTCTATGACAGCAACCCGGCAATGTTCAAGAATCCCGAAAGAGTACACGCCCGGCATATTCTCGTGAGCGGCGATGAGAATCTCGCAAAGGTTCAGGCCGAACTCAAAGCCGGAAAATCATTCGACGTTGTAGCGAAAGAATACTCCATTGACCCCGGCAGCGCGGCAAACGGCGGGGACTTGGGCGAATTTCCGAGGGGCATGATGGTTCCTGAGTTCGAGAAGGCAGCCTTTGAGCTGAAGAATCCCGGCGATGTCTCCGCACCCGTCAAGACACAATTCGGCTGGCACATCATAAAACTAGAGGAACGAATCCCGGAGTCCCCTATACCGTTTGAGCAGGTGAAAGCGCGCCTGCTTCAGGAGCTTAAAGATCAGAAAACACAGCAGGCACTTCAGGACAGGGCGAAAGAGCTTGAAGGAAAGTACAAAGTAGAGAGGCTCTACGACAAGCCGCAGGAGACTTCCCCCGACAAGTAA
- a CDS encoding FkbM family methyltransferase, translated as MKQSKSDIPIQETGGESITGRFIAKWQRMRAGIMTPFEFVMMCADKGLSFVTRSDVHMGDSLMARRIIKQLRSEGCAEKDYYRLKDAKIPVLEGKYKSDFFSNTIFDVFYCYMYLDDNYSESEINKYFYLFPEGPYCLKNDLVDVRINPGDIVMDAGSWIGEFAAYASAKGATCYAFEPFEKNYDVLARTAALNPGIVPVKKAVGRSSGFVSMSGEAGTAAVSENKDGEIIQTSVDDFVRENNLPRVDFIKSDIEGFERNLIEGARETLAKFAPKLAICTYHLPDDPEVLPALIKEANPEYNIVQKHKKLFASVPRR; from the coding sequence ATGAAACAGTCAAAATCAGACATTCCGATTCAGGAAACAGGCGGAGAAAGCATAACAGGACGGTTTATCGCAAAATGGCAAAGAATGCGGGCCGGAATCATGACTCCGTTTGAGTTCGTGATGATGTGCGCCGACAAGGGACTCTCATTCGTAACAAGAAGCGATGTACATATGGGCGACTCCCTCATGGCGCGGAGAATCATAAAGCAGCTACGTTCAGAAGGCTGCGCGGAGAAAGATTATTACAGGCTGAAGGACGCGAAAATCCCCGTGCTTGAAGGCAAATACAAGTCTGATTTCTTCTCGAACACCATTTTTGATGTCTTCTACTGCTACATGTATCTTGACGACAATTACAGCGAAAGTGAGATAAACAAATATTTCTATCTCTTCCCTGAAGGGCCTTACTGCCTGAAGAATGACCTTGTTGACGTGAGGATCAATCCCGGCGACATAGTGATGGACGCGGGAAGCTGGATAGGGGAATTTGCCGCTTATGCCTCCGCTAAGGGTGCTACGTGCTATGCCTTTGAGCCGTTCGAGAAAAATTATGATGTTCTTGCACGGACAGCCGCCCTCAATCCGGGTATTGTGCCTGTCAAAAAGGCTGTAGGGCGTTCATCAGGCTTTGTGAGCATGTCAGGCGAGGCCGGGACAGCGGCGGTCAGCGAAAACAAAGACGGCGAAATCATTCAGACCTCCGTTGATGATTTTGTGCGTGAAAACAACCTGCCCCGCGTGGATTTCATAAAGTCAGACATAGAAGGCTTTGAACGCAATCTTATTGAGGGAGCGCGGGAGACTCTCGCAAAATTCGCGCCAAAGCTGGCAATCTGCACATATCATCTTCCTGATGACCCCGAAGTTCTGCCGGCGTTAATCAAAGAAGCCAACCCGGAATATAACATCGTCCAGAAACACAAGAAGCTATTTGCCTCAGTTCCCCGCAGGTAA
- a CDS encoding CPBP family intramembrane metalloprotease: MVGFILVNIIGLIAAAFMLYFPYTWCRWKNEPEESYGLKWFLTRRAKIDVITALAVTLIPLTVIVMYMPVSWGGGLKTPPFWDALNILGGGIAAAFIEETFFRGWLQTLAVRKFGAFAGIIIATAVFAAVHLIAVQKIIRLLTFFPGLIMALLRHRNASVMPGIIYHAVCNVWAVWFSPLPGV; encoded by the coding sequence ATGGTCGGCTTCATACTGGTCAACATCATCGGACTCATTGCCGCGGCCTTCATGCTGTATTTCCCGTACACGTGGTGCAGGTGGAAAAATGAGCCTGAAGAATCTTACGGCCTGAAATGGTTTCTCACGCGCCGGGCAAAAATTGACGTGATAACCGCGCTGGCTGTTACGCTGATTCCGTTGACGGTGATTGTCATGTATATGCCTGTGAGCTGGGGAGGGGGACTCAAGACTCCGCCGTTCTGGGACGCTCTGAACATTCTCGGAGGAGGAATCGCCGCGGCATTCATTGAGGAGACATTTTTCCGGGGATGGCTTCAGACTCTGGCGGTGCGGAAATTCGGAGCTTTCGCGGGAATCATAATAGCTACGGCGGTATTTGCGGCTGTACACTTAATCGCGGTTCAGAAAATCATACGGCTTCTGACATTTTTCCCCGGCTTAATCATGGCACTTTTGCGGCACAGGAACGCCTCTGTAATGCCGGGGATAATCTATCATGCTGTCTGCAACGTCTGGGCGGTATGGTTCTCGCCGCTGCCGGGGGTTTAG